From one Dermacentor variabilis isolate Ectoservices chromosome 3, ASM5094787v1, whole genome shotgun sequence genomic stretch:
- the LOC142575490 gene encoding uncharacterized protein LOC142575490, with translation MLHLRFRLRWVPSTPLHAGSPVCASKEITSGTSITRSMCDCYCFYILSPTASCWQTGFSLAPLHLILVPRVCCRLWRKRNIPACSFTRIFPALPHEQRSSARSSCRVLSTNKIPRFLINS, from the exons ATGCTGCACCTCCGTTTTCGACTGCGGTGGGTACCTAGCACGCCCCTGCACGCCGGCTCTCCGGTCTGCGCTTCAAAAGAGATTACTTCCGGCACGAGCATCACCCGTTCCATGTGCGACTGCTATTGCTTCTACATTCTCTCGCCGACGGCGTCCTGCTGGCAGACTGGATTTAGCCTGGCGCCCTTGCACTTAATTCTG GTTCCCAGAGTTTGCTGTCGCTTGTGGCGCAAGAGAAATATTCCAGCATGCTCATTTACAAGAATATTCCCGGCCTTGCCTCACGAGCAACGATCTTCAGCCCGATCGTCCTGCCGCGTGCTCTCTACCAACAAGATTCCTCGCTTCCTCATAAACTCGTGA